One region of Bactrocera neohumeralis isolate Rockhampton chromosome 5, APGP_CSIRO_Bneo_wtdbg2-racon-allhic-juicebox.fasta_v2, whole genome shotgun sequence genomic DNA includes:
- the LOC126758228 gene encoding regucalcin-like isoform X2 codes for MSYKIEPLPNSYAHLGEGPHWDIETQSLYYVDIEAGKILRYDYQEDKVYHSKVEDVELASFIVPVEGQSDKFVVGAGRRVLVVTWDGVSPTSKVDRVLFEVQQDEQYIVNRFNDGKADPRGRLFAGTMRYVGDEFKDRWGELYKYEKGGKVSVAKTDVGISNGLAWNEKTNKFYYIDTTDYEVKEYDYDFDAGVATKPKVVFDLRRPNPKDNVLPDGLTIDSDGNLYVATFNGHTIYKVNPSTGKVLLEIKLPTKQITSAAWGGPNLDILYVTTSAKFDQPAPAGTTYKITGLGATGLPMTKVQL; via the exons ATGTCTTACAAAATCGAACCATTGCCCAACTCTTACGCCCACCTCGGTGAAGGTCCCCATTGGGATATTGAGACGCAGAGTCTCTACTATGTTGACATTGAAGCTGGCAAAATACTGCGCTACGACTACCAGGAGGATAAGGTGTACCATAGCAAAGTTGAAGACGTCGAACTCGCCTCCTTCATTGTGCCGGTCGAGGGACAAAGCGACAAATTCGTTGTTGGAGCTGGTCGTCGTGTACTTGTCGTCACATGGGATGGTGTTTCACCGACAAGCAAGGTAGACCGTGTACTCTTCGAAGTGCAACAAGACGAGCAGTATATTGTTAATCGTTTTAACGACGGCAAAGCTGATCCACGTGGACGTCTCTTCGCCGGCACGATGCGTTATGTCGGTGATGAATTCAAAGATCGCTGGGGCGAACTCTACAAGTATGAGAAGGGTGGCAAGGTGTCGGTAGCGAAGACGGATGTTGGTATCTCCAACGGTTTGGCATGGAACGAGAAGACAAATAAGTTCTATTATATAGACACAACCGATTATGAAGTGAAGGAATACGATTATGACTTTGATGCTGGTGTAGCGA CTAAACCGAAGGTAGTTTTCGATTTGCGTCGTCCGAATCCGAAGGACAATGTGTTGCCCGACGGTTTGACCATAGATAGCGATGGTAATCTTTATGTGGCCACTTTCAATGGACACACCATTTACAAGGTCAACCCAAG caCCGGCAAAGTGCTCTTGGAAATCAAGTTGCCAACCAAGCAGATCACATCTGCCGCCTGGGGTGGTCCCAATCTCGATATCTTGTATGTAACAACATCAGCCAAATTCGATCAACCAGCACCGGCTGGCACCACTTACAAAATCACCGGCCTGGGCGCCACTGGTTTGCCTATGACCAAGGTTCAACTATAA
- the LOC126758229 gene encoding regucalcin-like, producing MGFRSFAIISILVCLNAFQVHSDENSAAEKNNNLTLSYKIEPLPDSYAHLGEGPHWDIETQSLYYVSLDSGLILRYDYQEDKVYRSKVENLQFTSFILPIEGQKDKFVVGSSRRVLVVTWDGVTPTSKVDRVLFEVQQEDRYIVNRFNDGKADPRGRLFAGTMRYIGDAYKDRWGELYKYENGTVTVVKTDVGISNGLAWNEKTNKFYFIDTADYEVKEYDYDLEAGVPTKPKVVFDVRRPNPENNLLPDGMTIDSDGNIYVATYNGYTLYKVNPSTGEVLLEIKLPTKQITSAAWGGPNLDILYVTTSAEFDQPPPAGTTYKITGLGATGLPMTKVQL from the exons atgggttTTCGAAGTTTTGCAATTATTTCGATTTTAGTGTGCTTAAACGCTTTCCAAGTACACAGTGATGAGAATTCGGCGGCAgagaaaaacaataatttaacg CTGTCTTACAAAATCGAACCATTGCCCGACTCATATGCCCACCTCGGCGAAGGTCCCCATTGGGATATTGAGACGCAGAGTCTCTACTATGTTTCTCTTGATTCTGGCTTGATACTACGCTATGACTACCAGGAGGATAAGGTGTACCGTAGCAAAGTTGAGAATCTCCAATTCACCTCCTTCATTTTGCCGATCGAAGGACAAAAGGATAAATTTGTTGTAGGATCTAGTCGTCGTGTACTGGTCGTCACTTGGGATGGTGTTACGCCGACAAGCAAGGTAGACCGTGTACTCTTCGAAGTGCAACAAGAAGATCGGTATATTGTTAATCGTTTTAACGATGGCAAAGCTGATCCACGTGGACGTCTCTTTGCCGGCACGATGCGCTATATCGGCGATGCATACAAAGATCGTTGGGGTGAAttgtataaatatgaaaatggcACAGTAACGGTAGTGAAGACCGATGTCGGCATCTCCAACGGATTGGCATGGAACGAGAAGACAAATAAGTTCTATTTTATAGATACAGCTGACTATGAAGTGAAGGAATACGATTATGATCTTGAAGCTGGTGTACCAA CTAAACCGAAGGTAGTTTTCGATGTGCGCCGACCGAATCCAGAGAACAATTTGTTGCCCGATGGTATGACCATAGATAGTGATGGTAATATTTATGTGGCCACTTACAATGGCTACACCTTATACAAGGTCAATCCAAG caCCGGAGAAGTTCTCTTGGAAATCAAGTTGCCAACCAAGCAGATCACATCTGCCGCCTGGGGTGGTCCCAATCTCGATATCTTATATGTAACAACATCAGCCGAATTCGATCAACCACCACCGGCTGGCACCACTTACAAGATTACCGGCTTGGGCGCCACTGGTTTGCCTATGACAAAGGTTCAACTATAA